Proteins encoded within one genomic window of Cryptococcus neoformans var. grubii H99 chromosome 4, complete sequence:
- a CDS encoding protoheme IX farnesyltransferase yields the protein MISRKGLGIAANILHPIHSDKVAAAHTLHRTFATQSTQCLSPWPLRFQTTAREMSFPPCDSSSPGAGKALTWALFAPRCQKRSSHSIARQTGDTTVDCTRPFFSAHPTPYSPPFKTVYGAANAPIPELPGLNLPHPTSPAAPVSAYKPLPPLTWKRLLGVYSALSKRNLTILMTLTATTGLALSPLPLSIPLLLNLTVGTLLTSAAANTFNQILESPIDAQTPRTRVRPLVTRRISPFHAAMFGLVCTVMGGAILWYGCNPTTAALGVGNLLLYAAVYTPMKRFSVANTWVGAIVGAITPLMGWTATGASLWPTSDQPLLLHTPWSDLPNLPNPLTPLTLFVLLFSWQFPHFNALSHMIRPFYALSGYPMLSVLSPRLNALVSLRHAVLLVPFTAILGPLSGCVDWSFALTSSIPNYFFVRDSWRFYKLTNEANARKLFFVSLWYLPAVLGLMLVHKNVIGWLDGRRRAEEQEKVEMEVPVEGRS from the exons ATGATATCACGGAAAGGCTTGGGCATCGCAGCCAacattcttcatcccatACACTCCGACAAGGTCGCCGCCGCCCATACTTTACATCGCACTTTCGCTACACAGTCTACCCAGTGCCTCTCACCATGGCCCTTACGGTTCCAAACGACAGCTCGAGAGATGTCCTTTCCCCCTTGTGACAGCAGTAGTCCCGGGGCTGGGAAAGCT TTAACATGGGCGTTATTTGCTCCGAGATGTCAAAAAAGGTCTTCGCACTCCATAGCTCGACAAACCGGCGATACAACTGTTGATTGCACCCGACCTTTTTTCTCCGCTCACCCTACACCCTACTCTCCTCCCTTCAAAACCGTCTATGGAGCAGCCAACGCCCCAATACCTGAACTTCCCGGCCTCAACCTCCCACACCCCACTTCACCTGCCGCTCCTGTATCCGCCTATAAACCATTACCACCGCTGACATGGAAACGATTATTGGGTGTCTATTCAGCTTTGTCGAAGAGAAATCTAACAATTCTCATGACACTCACTGCGACAACCGGTCTCGCGCTTTCGCCTCTGCCTTTGAGCATCCCGCTTTTGCTCAATCTCACAGTCGGAACTCTCTTGACCAGTGCTGCCGCCAACACTTTTAACCAGATCCTTGAGTCCCCCATTGATGCTCAGACACCACGTACACGTGTCCGGCCGCTCGTCACCAGGCGTATTTCACCTTTCCATGCGGCTATGTTTGGTCTCGTGTGTACTGTCATGGGCGGAGCAATTCTCTGGTATGGATGCAACCCTACCACTGCTGCATTGGGTGTCGGTAACCTCCTTCTATACGCTGCCGTGTATACCCCCATGAAGAGATTCTCTGTTGCCAACACCTGGGTGGGTGCTATCGTCGGTGCCATCACTCCTCTCATGGGATGGACAGCTACCGGCGCTTCTCTTTGGCCGACATCTGATCAGCCGTTGCTTTTGCATACACCCTGGTCCGATCTTCCCAATTTGCCAAACCCTCTCACACCCCTCACGCTGTttgttcttctcttctcatgGCAATTCCCTCATTTCAACGCCCTTTCTCATATGATTCGGCCGTTCTATGCTCTTTCTGGCTACCCCATGTTGTCTGTCCTTTCTCCTCGCCTTAACGCCCTTGTCTCTCTCCGACACGCTGTTCTTCTTGTACCCTTCACGGCCATACTTGGGCCATTGTCCGGCTGTGTAGACTGGTCATTTGCCCTCACGTCGTCCATACCTAATTACTTTTTCGTACGTGACTCTTGGAGGTTTTACAAGCTCACCAATGAAGCGAACGCGAGgaagctcttcttcgtgAGCTTGTGGTATCTGCCTGCGGTGTTGGGTTTGATGTTGGTGCACAAGAATGTCATCGGGTGGCTGgatgggagaagacgagcggaggaacaggagaaggtggagatggaagtgCCAGTGGAAGGTAGATCATAG
- a CDS encoding dolichyl-P-Man:Man(5)GlcNAc(2)-PP-dolichyl mannosyltransferase: MSHQSIYGPALRQRKGLIRHAVDLVRALLFDRRYFWHTAFLLFLGEVALGLLVIWKIPYTKIDWPAYMQQVDMFLAGERDYSKIEGETGPLVYPALHLYIYTAFHRLLPSIENVRPAQFVFLGFYLATYLAVSTIYYLAGRPSNGGHHFPQVLLIPLTLSKRAHSIFLLRLFNDPIAMLIFYLSVIAFQIGGRKGWRLGCVLFSLALGVKMNILNSLPGLLVLLFQYRGIIGTVEGLSIIGLIQFLLPAPFFFSKRNPYLTRAYFTSAFDFSRQFLYEWTVNWRFISEEAFLSRERAVALLAGHFIVLGLFAAFKWSPVPGGTLRVLQKGFSSPLNQALEVSQIPAYHIPLVLFSANLIGMLFARSLHYQFHSWYFHQLPFLLYSGAGWGNALTSVLIWVIVQYAWETAPSSISTSAALLAGHVAMVFGLFVHGMKQLPSIQKVKTK, translated from the exons ATGTCTCATCAAAGCATATATGGCCCAGCCTTGAGGCAACGGAAAGGCCTCATAAGGCACGCTGTCGATTTAGTCCGAGCATTGCTATTCGACCGACGATATTTTTGGCACActgccttcctcctctttctggGTGAGGTTGCGTTGGGCCTTTTGGTGATATGGAAGATCCCTT ATACTAAGATAGATTGGCCGGCATACATGCAACAAGTAGACATGTTCCTTGCCGGTGAAAGAGATTATTCCAAGATCGAAGGAGAGACAGGACCCCTGGT TTATCCAGCCTTGCATTTGTATATATACACCGCCTTCCACCGTCTCCTGCCCTCCATCGAAAATGTTCGCCCAGCCCAATTCGTCTTTCTCGGGTTCTATCTCGCCACGTACTTGGCTGTCTCCACGATCTACTATCTCGCAGGACGCCCGTCAAATGGTGGCCATCATTTCCCGCAGGTACTACTTATACCTTTGACCCTCTCTAAGAGGGCCCACTCAATATTCTTGCTTCGACTGTTCAATGATCCCATCGCTATGCTCATCTTCTATCTTTCCGTGATTGCTTTCCAGATTGGTGGTCGGAAGGGCTGGAGACTAGGATGCGTGCTTTTCAG TCTCGCACTGGGAGTCAAGATGAACATCCTCAATTCTTTGCCAGGTTTActcgttcttcttttccagtATCGCGGTATTATCGGCACAGTGGAAGGTCTCTCAATCATCGGTCTTATCCAGTTCCTTCTCCCTGCTccatttttcttttcgAAACGCAACCCTTACCTTACTAGGGCCTATTTCACTTCTGCTTTTGATTTCTCACGTCAATTCTTGTATGAATGGACGGTCAATTGGAGGTTCATCAGTGAAGAGGCATTCTTGAGCAGAGAGAGGGCCGTAGCTCTACTTGCAGGGCAT TTCATCGTCTTGGGGTTATTTGCAGCATTCAAATGGTCACCAGTGCCCGGGGGCACTTTGAGGGTACTGCAGAAGGGGTTCTCTAGCCCGCTAAACCAAGCTTTAGAGGTTTCACAGATTCCAGCCTATC ACATTCCATTAGTCTTATTTTCAGCCAATCTTATAGGTATGCTCTTTGCCCGTTCGTTGCATTACCAGTTCCACTCGTGGTATTTCCATCAGTTACCTTTCTTGCTCTATTCGGGTGCTGGCTGGGGAAATGCGTTGACTAG TGTCCTCATATGGGTTATTGTGCAGTATGCGTGGGAAACAGCCCCATCCTCCATAAGCACTTCTGCTGCGCTTTTAGCTGGGCACGTGGCAATGGTTTTTGGACTTTTTGTGCATGGAATGAAACAACTTCCATCAATCCAGAAAGTTAAGACTAAATAA
- a CDS encoding beta-1,2-xylosyltransferase 1, which yields MPLNLPFSSPLKLPLPRRFIILILSASILILFLHTFAPSTLPPVFTPSLPHHEPDASYFSPSKWLPPILNPNAPTRPLEFDENGQCLFLSPFDALSAAEKARAQVLSLDEVSPGIVRADAPPAEGTDADPDFDDEFSELSNATRKMPAGLTHPILGLLRDGEAKWNSMLARQSQTLEQAVDVYIDRWGRKPPKGFDEWWHFAKANNVLLPDEYDPIMNSLLPFYALPIDTLEERLIEAEKIPETFTLIVHDGKVELKWNDDYSRDTWWASRPRADSQINLMEPFIKHIGTFRATFTIHDQPSILLDHERHEELLTAARHGKVSTHPNELDRAEQNWKKACPPDSPLNKGEVELEAPDSFISSHLAAMDICQHPSYMENHGMLLEEKNSDTHPKPHTKLYPILVPSKTALNGDIPVTPIGKDGRRDDIGHDPEWSRKSGKLYWRGLATGLQHNKKAGAKWRQSHRERLHFLANDKSDTYTEVLSPVGSTGEAELAQMPLRELGQYYMDVKLAGGNWQCDWGDGTCDEMEKEIDFAPKDSSERSNDFKYVFDTDGNAWSSRFPRLMASNNVVIKSTVFPEWNTNSLPEWYAYVPSKMDYSDLFSIMTFFRGTPSGRGAHDEVARRIALNGQCWVERTWRREDLQAYMFRLYLEYARLTSPDRDNGKMDYIPSQERP from the exons ATGCCGCTCAATTtgcccttctcctcccccctCAAGCTCCCCCTCCCGCGCAggttcatcatcctcatcctctcagcctccatcctcatcctcttcctccacaccTTTGCAccctcaactcttccaccaGTCTTTACTCCAAGCTTGCCACACCACGAGCCAGACGCCTCATACTTCTCCCCATCCAAATGGCTCCCTCCAATCCTCAATCCCAACGCCCCGACGCGCCCATTAGAGTTCGATGAAAATGGGCAATGTCTTTTCCTCTCGCCCTTCGATGCTCTTTCAGCAGCGGAGAAGGCACGCGCTCAAGTGCTCTCTCTCGATGAGGTTTCTCCAGGTATTGTGCGCGCCGACGCGCCTCCTGCCGAGGGTACTGATGCCGATCCGGACTTTGACGACGAGTTTTCCGAGCTCAGCAATGCTACGAGAAAGATGCCTGCTGGACTGACGCACCCCATCTTGGGCTTGCTGAGGGACGGTGAAGCCAAATGGAACTCAATGCTCGCAAGGCAAAGTCAGACACTGGAGCAGGCCGTGGATGTGTACATAGACAGGTGGGGAAGAAAGCCACCCAAGGGTTTCGACGAGTG GTGGCATTTCGCCAAAGCCAATAACGTCCTTCTCCCGGATGAGTATGACCC GATCATGaactctcttcttcctttctaTGCCCTCCCGATAGACACCCTCGAGGAGCGTCTGATCGAGGCTGAGAAGATTCCCGAAACATTCACTCTCATTGTACACGACGGCAAGGTGGAACTCAAATGGAACGACGATTACTCCAGAGATACTTGGTGGGCTAGTCGACCTAGGGCTGATAGTCAGATTAACTTGATGGAACCTTTTATCAAGCATATTGGGACTTTCAG GGCGACTTTTACCATCCACGATCAACCATCTATCCTTCTCGACCATGAGCGTCATGAAGAGCTTCTTACTGCCGCTCGACATGGCAAAGTCTCCACGCATCCTAACGAACTTGATCGAGCCGAACAAAACTGGAAAAAAGCCTGTCCTCCCGATAGTCCTCTTAACAAAGGCGAAGTAGAGCTTG AGGCTCCTgattccttcatctcttcgcATCTCGCAGCCATGGACATCTGCCAACACCCGTCCTACATGGAGAACCACGGTATGCTActtgaagagaagaactCTGACACCCATCCCAAACCCCATACCAAACTTTACCCCATTCTCGTTCCTTCCAAGACTGCTCTCAACGGCGACATCCCCGTCACTCCTATTGGTAAAGACGGGAGGCGTGACGATATTGGCCACGATCCAGAGTGGAGCCGGAAAAGTGGCAAACTCTATTGGCGTGGGTTGGCCACCGGGTTGCAGCACAACAAGAAGGCTGGTGCCAAGTGGCGACAATCCCACCGCGAGCGTCTGCACTTCCTCGCAAACGACAAGTCGGACACCTACACTGAAGTCCTCTCTCCTGTGGGTTCTACTGGTGAGGCTGAGCTTGCTCAAATGCCATTGAGAGAGCTGGGTCAGTATTACATGGATGTAAAACTTGCAGGTGGAAACTGGCAGTGTGACTGGGGAGACGGAACTTGTgatgaaatggagaaagagattgatTTCGCTCCAAAAGATAGTTCGGAGAGGAGCAATGACTTCAAATATGTCTTTGAC ACTGATGGCAACGCTTGGAGCTCCCGTTTCCCTCGGTTAATGGCTAGCAACAA CGTTGTCATCAAGTCCACCGTTTTCCCCGAGTGGAATACTAACTCTCTTCCGGAGTGGTATGCTTATGTCCCATCCAAGATGGACTACTCtgatctcttctccatcatgACTTT TTTCCGAGGAACCCCATCCGGTCGAGGCGCTCATGATGAAGTCGCTAGGAGGATTGCGTTGAACGGCCAATGCTGGGTCGAGCGGA cctggagaagagaggatcTTCAAGCGTACATGTTCAGGTTGTACCTCGAATATGCGAGATTGACCAGTCCAGACAGGGACAATGGCAAGATG GACTACATCCCTTCTCAAGAGCGCCCCTaa
- a CDS encoding DNA-directed RNA polymerase II subunit RPB9 encodes MPTLKFCGECNNLLYPKSDNNAKVLLYQCRNCNYTENAAIEPGMAGCVYKHDLLTVAREQPGETKDLDTDPTLQRSDIECPACHHHGAVFFQDQGRRITTNMTLFYYCTNCKHLFRDPTVRHR; translated from the exons ATGCCAACTCTTAAGTTCTGTGGCGAATG CAACAACCTTCTTTACCCCAAA TCCGATAATAACGCCAAGGTTCTCCTCTATCAGTGCCGGAATTGCAACTATACGGAAAATGCCGCAATAGAACCTGGAATGGCGGGATGTGTGTACAAGCATGATTTGTTAACGGTCGCCAG AGAACAACCCGGAGAAACGAAGGATCTGGACACGGATCCCACCCTTCAACGTTCGGACATTGAGTGTCCCGcctgtcatcatcatgg TGCTGTTTTCTTCCAAGATCAAGGTCGTCGTATCACAACAAATATGACCCTTTTCTACTACTGCACCAACTGTAAACATCTTTTCCGAGATCCCACTGTGAGACACCGATGA
- a CDS encoding 2-hydroxyacid dehydrogenase: MFLLFDALGQSSLALVHAKAGTFNFDIPFSYSPKGKVTGSVGIRGIGSALVREQSHLI; encoded by the coding sequence atgttcctccttttcgATGCTCTTGGACAGTCCTCCCTCGCTCTTGTTCACGCCAAGGCGGGCACGTTCAACTTTGATATCCCATTTTCATACAGTCCCAAGGGCAAGGTAACGGGATCCGTCGGCATACGTGGTATCGGATCCGCTTTAGTAAGGGAGCAAAGCCATCTGATATGA
- a CDS encoding DNA helicase, with protein sequence MGKLDEIKDWVDADYAPPDENISWDQALNIPLPPAPPMEEFPGFVDAPHHLPRKSEITRSVVNFTIEGDTSPVDDRAFETKVPAMSLAADGYPPDGNTRFDWRTRALGQLRRPLPPHLRPRNRHWMFAKQPRRYQPVVSKLPSDHPLSLALERYRGHFSQLLKAELQEEARLFNQRLEEWSTEKLVKAGYTLVNVRGDEVSRKQNSQGEGSFIYSFIRGKGTMIDAAKFTFGQYVMLSRTHPFQDAVKDDEARVILATVNSKTKGAVQLLSPVPIPDIRQGVWRLDIGHSDYVYRKQLEAMSFLSNNPLEQDMSDYIEDSFESYPQFPLDIPKENSLVVPTPSSATPSNQAILKGTSLRETLLKAFSKDFCPPVPSASSPNDSLSPMSNAKSNGFVSNAHALSPADLDATPKPQLASGAGQTKKDGILSRNTLIRSWAERHRSEREIPVEVEGDPYIPLNRTQLRAMGMMLSEALSLVQGPPGTGKTRVIVETIKLLKHHFQIPHPILVCAHTNVAVDNLLAGMIKHGVKAIRTGMAERVPADLKQYSLEIKMESHPMWTSVQTMVEKAKRLKDEIFRMDFGNPERQQKISEMKKIWRQIWGIRQSITRELLLDADVVCTTCISAISANLNSIDFPIVFLDEASMATEPLTLLPLMKGSSHVAIIGDHKQLPPVIVSQDAHAGGLSTSLFERLIHEKDVPSIMLDTQYRMHPSLAAFSSKTFYSSLLKNGTPASERPPPETAFLIPEDPIPDPSTGELRLSGEKTNLTFLNHSHLESPVLQSMANEGEAEIIVDVVTDLLHKNPDLKGSQIGIIAPYLGQIKVVSETLFASRTQDSLKTILGDERTEEVQDVEIKTVDGFEGREKEVIIFSTVRSNAGGYIGFLGDWRRVNVGLTRARRALIMVGNKETLKKAKMGKIVAENLPQGGTRVWQDLMAYLEEGGMILDTDQGVD encoded by the exons ATGGGAAAACTAGACGAGATTAAGGACTGGGTTGATGCCGATTATGCCCCACCAGATGAGAATATCAGCTGGGATCAGGCTCTAAACATACCCTTGCCCCCAGCTCCGCCAATGGAAGAATTTCCTGGCTTCGTTGACGCTCCCCACCATCTACCCAGGAAGAGCGAAATCACTCGGTCCGTCGTCAATTTTACAATTGAAGGTGATACATCACCAGTTGATGATAGAGCTTTTGAGACAAAAGTTCCTGCTATGTCTCTCGCAGCGGATGGGTACCCGCCTGACGGCAACACCCGATTCGACTGGCGTACTCGCGCACTTGGTCAACTGAGGCGTCCACTCCCCCCACACCTCCGACCTCGTAACCGTCATTGGATGTTCGCTAAACAACCCCGTAGATATCAACCGGTTGTGAGCAAGCTTCCGAGTGACCATCCTTTGTCCCTTGCTTTGGAGCGATACCGAGGACACTTCAGTCAACTTCTCAAAGCAGAATTACAAGAGGAAGCAAGGTTATTCAATCAAAGATTGGAAGAGTGGAGTACAGAAAAACTTGTCAAGGCTGGCTATACACTTGTCAACGtaagaggagatgaagttTCCCGGAAGCAGAACTCTCAGGGAGAAGGATCCTTTATATATTCGTTCATCAGAGGAAAAGGTACCATGATTGATGCTGCAAAGTTCAC GTTCGGCCAGTACGTCATGCTCTCAAGAActcatcctttccaagATGCCGTCAAAGACGATGAGGCCAGAGTTATTCTAGCTACCGTTAACTCCAAGACTAAGGGAGCCGTCCAATTACTGAGTCCTGTGCCCATACCAGATATACGTCAAGGTGTATGGCG GCTTGATATTGGCCACTCAGACTATGTGTATAGGAAGCAGCTTGAGGCGATGAGCTTTCTGAGCAACAATCCTCTTGAACAAGATATGTCCGATTATATCGAGGACTCTTTCGAATCCTATCCCCAGTTCCCACTTGATATACCCAAGGAAAATTCATTGGTCGTCCCTACACCTTCGTCAGCTACGCCCTCAAACCAAGCTATTCTCAAAGGCACGAGTCTTCGAGAGACTTTATTGAAAGCCTTCTCCAAAGATTTTTGCCCTCCTGTGCCGTCAGCATCATCCCCCAATGACTCCTTGTCTCCCATGTCAAATGCCAAATCCAACGGTTTTGTTTCGAATGCCCACGCTTTATCACCAGCAGATCTCGACGCCACTCCAAAACCTCAGCTAGCATCTGGCGCCGGCCAAACCAAAAAGGATGGTATTTTGAGCAGAAATACGTTGATAAGAAGTTGGGCAGAGAGACATCGTTCTGAGCGAGAGATTCCTGTGGAAGTTGAGGGTGATCCCTATATCCCTTTGAACCGGACTCAGTTGCGTGCCATGGGAATGATGTTGAGCGAGGCACTATCTTTAGTTCAAGGC CCTCCTGGTACGGGCAAGACTCGTGTCATCGTCGAAACTATCAAGCTCCTCAAGCATCATTTCCAGATTCCTCATCCCATTCTTGTTTGCGCCCATACCAACGTCGCTGTCGACAACCTTCTAGCAGGTATGATAAAACATGGAGTCAAGGCCATTAGAACGGGAATGGCGGAAAGGGTCCCTGCCGATCTGAAGCAATATAGTTTGGAGATCAAGATGGAAAGCCATCCCATGTGGACCTCTGTGCAGACCATGGTTGAGAAGGCTAAAAGACTTAAAGATGAAATCTTCAGAATGGATTTTG GTAATCCAGAACGACAGCAGAAAATCTCAGAGATGAAAAAAATCTGGAGACAGATTTGGGGTATACGACAAAGTATAACCCGGGAACTGCTTCTCGATGCCGACGTG GTTTGCACGACTTGCATATCCGCCATATCAGCCAACCTCAATAGCATCGACTTCCCTATAGTCTTTTTAGATGAAGCGAGTATGGCAACCGAACCCTTGACTCTCTTGCCGCTGATGAAAGGT TCATCCCATGTAGCCATTATCGGTGATCATAAGCAACTTCCTCCGGTTATTGTGTCTCAGGATGCGCATGCCGGGGGATTGTCGACCAGTCTGTTTGAAAGGCTAATTCATGAAAAAG ATGTCCCTTCTATAATGCTTGACACACAATATCGAATGCACCCGTCCCTTGccgccttttcctccaaAACCTTTTACTCCTCCCTACTCAAAAATGGTACCCCCGCATCAGAAAGACCCCCTCCCGAGACAGCTTTCCTCATTCCGGAAGATCCAATCCCTGATCCGTCCACGGGCGAGTTGAGGCTGTCAGGCGAGAAGACCAACTTGACCTTTCTGAATCATAGTCATCTTGAAAGCCCTGTTTTACAGAGTATGGCCAACGAGGGAGAGGCGGAAATTATCGTAGACGTTGTAACGGATCTCCTCCACAAGAACCCC GATTTGAAAGGTTCTCAAATTGGTATCATTGCTCCTTATCTCGGTCAGATCAAAGTTGTTTCAGAGACTCTTTTCGCCTCGAGGACCCAAGATTCTCTCAAAACAATCCTTGGAGATGAACGAACGGAAGAAGTTCAAGATGTAGAAATCAAGACTGTTGACGGctttgaaggaagagagaaagaagtaaTCATTTTTAGTACTGTTAGATCTAATGCCGGTGGCTACATCGGTTTTTTGGGTGATTGGAGGCGAGTCAACGTTGGATTGACAAGAGCCAGAAGG GCACTTATTATGGTCGGAAATAAGGAGACTCTTAAGAAAGCCAAGATGGGCAAGATAGTCGCTGAAAATCTGCCTCAGGGTGGAACGAGGGTGTGGCAAGATCTTATGGCGTACTTAGAAGAAGGGGGCATGATTTTAGATACTGATCAAGGGGTTGATTAA
- a CDS encoding methylenetetrahydrofolate reductase, with protein sequence MKITEKLQKAEKEGRPFWSFEFFPPRTAQGLQNLYDRIERMRDLGPEFIDITWGAGGKNADLTNSLVQVCQATIGIETCMHLCCTEMPKEKVEWALKEAKSHGCQNILALRGDPVAGTSTWEPTPGGFMNAVDLVRYIHKHYPGDFCVAVAGFPQGHPETPDTPEGRAQEMEWLKAKVDAGAEFIFTQMFYDTSIFFDWVKRVREAGINAPIIPGIMPIQNWEKFEKWVQRENIIVPSHFYEALNPVRGDDEKVRQVGTKLVADMCKTILANKEAGIKGLHIYTLNLEKGARMLLQELGFEGRREQIAPLPWRPSLTPSRREETIRPIFWANRTRSYLSRTADWDEFPNGRWGDSRSPAYGDLDGYPVSIGITAPDAYNLWGHPTTSFDLHALFARFCRGDLAKLPWSTRPPASETSLIIEQLAKMNELGYLTINSQPAVDGVRSDDKVHGWGPAGGYVYQKAYLEFFVSPDLLSPLIRRIERDPRITYYAVNKQGDLRTNTHSESPNAVTWGVFPGKEIVQPTIVEAVSFIAWKDEAFELGLQWAHLYPADSPSRKLITDTMNTSYLVNIVANDFRDGMSIFEPFLLDQTAVGKVVEGVKGTVEGIVEGVKGVVGA encoded by the exons AGAaggctgagaaggaaggtCGACCCTTCTGGAGCTTTGaattcttccctccccGAACCGCTCAG GGTTTGCAAAACCTCTATGACCGTATCGAGCGTATGAGGGATCTTGGCCCAGAGTTTATTGACATCACCTG GGGCGCCGGTGGAAAGAATGCCGATCTTACCAACTCTCTTGTCCAGGTCTGCCAGGCAACCATCGGTATCGAAACTTGCATGCACCTTTGCTGTACCGAAA TGCccaaggaaaaggtcgaATGGGCCCTCAAGGAAGCTAAATCTCATGGGTGTCAAAACATCCTTGCCCTCCGTGGCGACCCTGTGGCCGGCACATCTACATGGGAGCCTACTCCTGGTGGATTCATGAACGCCGTCGACCTCGTCCGATACATTCACAAGCATTACCCCGGAGATTTCTGCGTTGCCGTTGCCGGATTCCCTCAGGGGCATCCCGAGACTCCCGACACTCCCGAGGGCAGGGCTCAAGAGATGGAGTGGCTGAAAGCGAAGGTTGATGCAGGAGCCGAATTTATCTTCACTCAGATGTTCTACGACacttcaatcttctttgactGGGTTAAGCGCGTGAGGGAGGCTGGCATCAATGCTCCCATCATTCCTGGTATCATGCCTATTCAGAACTGGGAAAAGTTTGAGAAATGGGTCCAGAGGGAGAATATTATCGTGCCCTCTCATTTCTATGAGGCTCTTAACCCTGTTCGGGGAGACGATGAAAAGGTGCGACAGGTTGGGACGAAGTTGGTTGCCGATATGTGTAAGACAATCTTGGCGAACAAGGAGGCTGGTATCAAGGGTTTGCACATCTACACATTGAACTTGGAAAAGGGAGCGAGGATGTTGTTGCAGGAACTTGGCTTcgagggaaggagagagcAAATAGCGCCATTGCCATGGAGGCCAAGTTTGACTCCTAGCCGAAGAGAGGAGACCATCAGGCCAATCTTCTG GGCCAATCGGACCCGCTCGTACCTTTCCAGGA CCGCTGATTGGGATGAATTCCCTAACGGACGATGGGGTGATTCCCGAAGTCCTGCATACGGTGATCTCGACGGTTATCCTGTATCCATCGGTATTACT GCTCCTGACGCGTATAACCTTTGGGGCCACCCCACTACTTCCTTCGATCTTCACGCCCTCTTCGCTCGTTTCTGCCGTGGTGACTTGGCCAAACTTCCTTGGTCCACCCGACCTCCTGCCTCTGAGACGTCTCTTATCATTGAACAGCTTGCCAAGATGAACGAGCTCGGATACCTTACCATCAACTCTCAGCCAGCAGTGGATGGTGTGAGGAGCGACGACAAGGTGCACGGTTGGGGCCCAGCTGGTGGCTATGTCTATCAGAAG GCCTATCTCGAGTTCTTTGTCTCTCCCGACCTGCTTTCTCCTTTGATTAGGAGAATTGAGAGAGACCCCAGGATCACCTACTATGCTGTCAACAAGCAGGGTGATCTGAGGACCAACACTCACAGCGAGAGCCCCAACGCTGTTACTTGGGGTGTCTTCCCCGGCAAGGAAATTGTCCAA CCCACCATCGTGGAAGCGGTCTCTTTCATCGCCTGGAAAGACGAAGCCTTCGAACTCGGTCTGCAGTGGGCTCATCTTTACCCCGCTGACTCTCCTTCTCGTAAACTCATAACCGACACCATGAACACTTCCTACCTCGTCAACATCGTCGCTAATGACTTCCGAGATGGCATGTCGATCTTCGAACCTTTCTTGCTTGATCAGACGGCTGTCGGGAAGGTCGTGGAGGGCGTGAAGGGCACTGTTGAGGGGATCGTTGAGGGTGTGAAGGGTGTTGTCGGCGCTTAG
- a CDS encoding carbonic anhydrase gives MPFHAEPLKPSDEIDMDLGHSVAAQKFKEIREVLEGNRYWARKVTSEEPEFMAEQVKGQAPNFLWIGCADSRVPEVTIMARKPGDVFVQRNVANQFKPEDDSSQALLNYAIMNVGVTHVMVVGHTGCGGCIAAFDQPLPTEENPGGTPLVRYLEPIIRLKHSLPEGSDVNDLIKENVKMAVKNVVNSPTIQGAWEQARKGEFREVFVHGWLYDLSTGNIVDLNVTQGPHPFVDDRVPRA, from the exons ATGCCTTTCCACGCTGAACCCCTCAAGCCCTCCGATGAGATTGACATGGACCTTGGGCACTCTGTAGCTGCCCAAAAGTTCAAGGAGATTAGAGAAGTCCTCGAAGGCAACAGGTACTGGGCCAGAAAGGTCACTTCTGAGGAGCCCGAGTTCATGGCCGAGCAGGTCAAGGGTCAG GCCCCCAACTTTCTCTGGATCGGATGCGCCGACTCTCGTGTTCCAGAGGTCACAATTATGGCTCGTAAACCCGGAGATGTGTTCGTTCAG AGGAACGTTGCCAACCAGTTTAAGCCCGAGGACGACTCTTCTCAGGCTCTTCTCAACTACGCCATCATGAACGTTGGTGTCACTCACG TCATGGTTGTTGGTCACACCGGTTGTGGTGGCTGTATTGCTGCGTTTGACCAACCTCTTCCGACTGAGGAAAACCCTGGTGGGACTCCTTTAGTGCGATATCTCGAACCCATCATCAGGTTGAAGCATTCTTTGCCCGAAGGAAGCGATGTGAACGACTTGATCAAGGAGAACGTCAAGATGGCCGTAAAGAACGTTGTTAACAGCCCT ACCATTCAGGGAGCTTGGGAACAGGCCAGGAAGGGCGAGTTCCGAGAAGTTTTCGTCCACGGCTGG CTCTATGACCTTTCTACCGGCAACATTGTTGACCTCAACGTCACCCAGGGCCCTCATCCTTTTGTTGATGACCGAGTGCCTCGAGCGTAG